Proteins from one Sabethes cyaneus chromosome 2, idSabCyanKW18_F2, whole genome shotgun sequence genomic window:
- the LOC128737488 gene encoding craniofacial development protein 1 — MDSAHNYPSDSDVSDEDFCPDKEVESGSEQESDGLDDIKEQDENNDTKSIGTGAEKKRKRKTGHPGKKKTKIQPSEDSQKVHEEREELDEEEEKQKTDALWADFLAGTESSNSSLVSKEATVTEPSNTLKSTVHARQTETAKEITVTKIFEFAGEAVEVTEKVPSSKAEDNSKNPTKPALASVSSNIKSGLSRPFSGRPSGGGLGSVLSQIGKKNKLSTLEKSKLDWNSFKKIEGIEEELQNHNKGKDGYLEKQDFLERADLRQFEIEKSFRQTTRSKR; from the coding sequence ATGGATTCTGCTCATAACTATCCGAGTGACAGCGACGTAAGTGATGAGGACTTCTGTCCTGACAAGGAAGTTGAGTCTGGAAGTGAACAAGAATCTGATGGCCTTGACGACATTAAAGAACAGGATGAGAACAACGACACTAAATCAATAGGCACCGGCGCTGAAAAAAAGCGCAAACGGAAGACAGGACATCCGGGgaagaaaaagacaaagattCAACCTTCAGAAGATTCTCAAAAGGTGCACGAAGAACGCGAGGAGCTGGACGAGgaagaagaaaagcaaaaaacagaTGCACTTTGGGCTGATTTTCTCGCCGGAACCGAAAGTTCAAATAGTTCTTTAGTATCGAAAGAAGCAACGGTGACAGAACCTAGCAACACCCTCAAATCAACTGTGCATGCTAGACAGACTGAGACTGCTAAAGAAATTACCgttactaaaatttttgaatttgctGGTGAAGCGGTTGAAGTGACGGAAAAAGTTCCGAGTTCAAAAGCCGAGGATAATTCGAAAAACCCAACAAAACCAGCACTAGCATCCGTTTCATCCAATATCAAAAGTGGTCTTTCGAGACCGTTTTCAGGTCGACCGTCAGGCGGTGGTCTGGGATCAGTATTAAGCCAAATtggaaagaaaaataaactaaGCACGCTGGAGAAAAGTAAGCTAGACTGGAATAGCTTCAAAAAAATAGAGGGAATTGAAGAGGAATTACAAAATCATAATAAAGGAAAGGATGGGTATCTAGAAAAACAAGACTTTTTGGAACGGGCGGATCTGCGGCAATtcgagatagaaaaatcttttcgACAAACTACTAGAAGTAAACGTTAA